In one Patescibacteria group bacterium genomic region, the following are encoded:
- a CDS encoding lysophospholipid acyltransferase family protein, which translates to MSCLAFRAISWCLGQRSVVIGLENLPQHGGYILAPKHQYVTDPPLISVAFSRPTYFMAKIELFKLAVFRWYLGQIAVFPVDRDDPQSGSEATSLAIQLASAGKPVAIFPEGGRYPGIGMGELHEGLVLIARRARVPVIPLAIGYKPNHPKLFGRGQRWLVVIGPPVSDQSGITHGKGCRLTTEDLSLALSEVTVAAVTLAESM; encoded by the coding sequence GTGTCGTGTCTAGCTTTTCGGGCGATTAGCTGGTGTTTGGGCCAGCGATCTGTAGTCATTGGCCTGGAGAATCTGCCTCAGCATGGCGGATATATCCTGGCCCCCAAACATCAGTATGTCACCGACCCCCCGCTGATCTCGGTGGCATTTTCACGCCCAACGTACTTCATGGCCAAGATCGAGTTGTTCAAGCTCGCGGTGTTTCGCTGGTATCTTGGTCAAATTGCGGTGTTTCCCGTAGATCGGGATGATCCGCAATCCGGTTCGGAGGCAACTTCCCTGGCGATTCAGCTTGCGAGTGCGGGTAAGCCGGTGGCAATCTTCCCGGAGGGTGGCAGATATCCCGGAATTGGCATGGGCGAGCTGCACGAAGGACTGGTATTGATCGCCAGGAGGGCGAGAGTGCCAGTGATACCGCTTGCGATTGGGTACAAGCCCAATCATCCCAAGCTATTTGGCCGTGGCCAAAGATGGCTCGTTGTTATCGGGCCACCGGTAAGCGATCAGTCCGGAATCACTCATGGCAAGGGTTGCCGTCTCACGACGGAGGACCTCAGTCTTGCTCTGTCAGAGGTGACCGTTGCCGCTGTCACGCTGGCAGAAAGCATGTAG
- a CDS encoding GNAT family N-acetyltransferase: MKKYETKIDFLAKHQKFIDEIARIWLAEWIREKDDVGFEKLKKGIQKKLNINKVPFILVALDGGDWVGTASLWEHDLDKRPDLTPWIAGVYVKENYRGQGIASQLINRVLDIAKKFGFKKIYLHTEHTHRLYEKLGWSRLEESINDQGEPTTVYVLEI, encoded by the coding sequence ATGAAAAAATATGAAACTAAAATTGATTTTTTGGCCAAACATCAGAAATTTATCGACGAAATTGCCAGAATATGGTTAGCCGAGTGGATTAGAGAAAAAGATGATGTAGGTTTCGAAAAATTGAAAAAGGGCATTCAGAAGAAACTAAATATCAACAAAGTTCCCTTCATTCTTGTCGCCCTTGATGGTGGTGACTGGGTCGGGACGGCCTCTCTTTGGGAGCATGATCTGGACAAACGGCCCGATCTTACACCGTGGATTGCAGGTGTTTATGTAAAAGAGAACTATCGCGGACAAGGCATTGCATCACAACTAATAAATCGGGTTTTAGATATTGCTAAAAAGTTTGGATTCAAAAAAATTTATTTACACACAGAACATACCCACAGACTCTACGAAAAGCTGGGCTGGTCTCGGCTCGAGGAGTCGATAAACGACCAGGGAGAACCAACAACTGTATATGTTTTAGAAATATAA
- a CDS encoding gamma-glutamylcyclotransferase family protein — MKKIIAYGSLLDSKSRQKTIPTTKKLTPLNLKGYERIFNAPFKDRAYLNMRKNPDSEVQVAYFKVNDSELDDLISRESGSDLVEVANDCFAFIWPEKKSAQLPVYASYIKVCERGAAELGINFWQGTIEPVEIIDDLTDPKYPNYAE, encoded by the coding sequence ATGAAAAAAATTATAGCTTATGGTTCGCTGCTCGATAGCAAGAGCCGACAAAAGACTATTCCGACAACTAAAAAATTAACGCCCTTGAATCTTAAGGGATACGAACGAATATTTAATGCTCCATTTAAAGATCGGGCTTATTTAAACATGCGAAAAAATCCTGATTCTGAAGTTCAGGTAGCTTATTTCAAAGTCAATGATAGTGAACTGGACGATTTGATTTCTCGTGAATCTGGCTCCGATCTTGTTGAGGTCGCTAATGATTGCTTCGCTTTCATTTGGCCTGAAAAGAAGAGCGCCCAACTCCCGGTATATGCCAGCTATATCAAAGTTTGTGAACGAGGGGCTGCAGAGCTCGGAATCAATTTTTGGCAAGGCACTATCGAGCCGGTAGAAATAATCGACGATCTTACCGACCCCAAATACCCAAACTATGCAGAATAA